A single window of Pseudoduganella plicata DNA harbors:
- a CDS encoding DotU family type VI secretion system protein: protein MADDGQQGGERTILVPRPGRRPAAPASETPADAVAPPAPMPLPPVAAGGVNPLVAAATPLLDLVVPLRIMVSHPDVAGLRSQLVTAIRQFEALARTAGYSPESVAVARYSLCTFLDETISATPWGGGGVWASRSLLVAFHNEAFGGEKFFQLLQKLSGDPAANLHLLELMYLCLALGLEGRYRVIDNGRAQLETLRERLQQLIRRERGTVEPELSPHWQPSTEKRPGLARFVPLWLIAFAALLLLVAVQLALSFLLNRQSDPVYAALNRIRLAGPVPAAPPVIPPVRVARFLAPEIERGLVSVTETPDRSTIVLHGDGVFASGSAEVRAQFEPLLARIGDALRPVPGKAIVIGHTDDVPSASARFPSNWALSKARAATVVRLLAERAGPAARYSVEGRGETEPLVRNDSAANRARNRRVVIVVLTPPPSSLRAAP, encoded by the coding sequence ATGGCGGACGACGGCCAGCAGGGCGGTGAACGCACGATCCTGGTCCCGCGACCGGGACGGCGCCCGGCCGCGCCGGCGTCCGAAACGCCAGCCGACGCGGTCGCGCCGCCGGCGCCAATGCCGCTACCGCCGGTCGCGGCGGGCGGCGTCAACCCGCTGGTGGCGGCGGCCACTCCGTTGCTGGATCTCGTGGTGCCGTTGCGGATCATGGTCAGCCACCCGGACGTGGCCGGCCTGCGCAGCCAGCTGGTCACTGCCATCCGCCAGTTCGAGGCGCTGGCACGAACCGCCGGCTACAGCCCGGAATCGGTGGCCGTGGCACGCTACTCGCTGTGCACCTTCCTGGACGAGACGATATCGGCGACGCCGTGGGGCGGCGGCGGTGTCTGGGCCAGCCGCAGCCTGCTGGTGGCATTTCACAACGAAGCGTTTGGCGGCGAGAAGTTCTTCCAGTTGCTCCAAAAGCTCAGTGGCGACCCGGCCGCCAATCTGCACCTGCTGGAATTGATGTACCTGTGCCTGGCGCTGGGACTGGAGGGGCGCTACCGCGTCATCGACAACGGTCGGGCCCAGCTTGAGACGTTGCGCGAGCGCCTGCAGCAGCTGATCCGCCGTGAGCGCGGTACGGTGGAACCGGAACTCTCGCCGCACTGGCAGCCGTCCACGGAAAAACGGCCCGGGCTGGCGCGTTTCGTGCCGCTGTGGCTGATCGCGTTTGCCGCGCTGCTGCTGCTCGTGGCCGTGCAACTGGCGCTGTCGTTCCTGCTGAACCGCCAGTCCGACCCCGTCTATGCGGCGCTGAACCGCATCCGGCTGGCCGGTCCGGTGCCGGCGGCACCTCCGGTCATTCCGCCCGTGCGCGTGGCGCGCTTCCTGGCGCCGGAAATCGAACGGGGCCTCGTCAGCGTCACGGAAACGCCGGACCGTTCCACCATTGTCCTGCATGGCGACGGCGTGTTCGCCTCCGGCAGCGCCGAGGTTCGCGCCCAGTTCGAGCCGCTGCTGGCACGCATCGGCGACGCGCTGCGACCCGTGCCGGGCAAGGCCATCGTCATCGGCCATACGGACGACGTTCCGAGCGCGTCGGCGCGCTTCCCGTCCAACTGGGCGCTGTCGAAAGCCCGAGCCGCCACCGTGGTGCGGCTGCTTGCCGAGCGCGCCGGGCCGGCCGCCCGCTACAGCGTGGAAGGCCGGGGTGAGACCGAGCCGCTGGTGCGCAACGACTCGGCGGCGAACCGGGCGCGCAACCGGCGCGTCGTCATCGTGGTGCTGACGCCACCCCCTTCGTCGCTCCGGGCCGCGCCATGA
- the tssM gene encoding type VI secretion system membrane subunit TssM: MKRLLHWLVKPAVFSLLGVLVLSLVVWFEAPLLAFDGAEPFATDRARWIIIAVLLLAWAGWFGWKKLALRLAERRLARAVSADAKAATTQPEHSKSSENSVEVALLSQRFQEALATLRKARKPGGLYGLPWYLFVGAPGTGKTTALVHSGLKFPLADTHGRGPVQGVGGTRNCDWWFTDEAVLLDTAGRYTTQDSHAEMDNAAWLGFLRLLRRQRRRRPVDGVIVALSVADLLERDDAARRAQARTVRARIQELHNELGVRFPVYAVVTKCDLLAGFVEYFDGLTREERMQVWGVTFAHQAGDAPDAGLKSFPAEFAALAAQLQAPLFERMQGERDVQRRALIYNFPQQFAAVEAPLQAFLDDVFDTTGYEQAALLRGVYFTSGTQEGSPIDRVMAALAASFGLDRKVLPPAIATGRSYFLTRLLRDVIFAEQGLAGSNLAIERNRGRLQWAAIGAAALALLLATAGLATSYVHNAGYVADVAARAAEIDRLARAVPDDLSPLVTLPLLNASRDVPGGYRDRATDVPLLMGLGLYQGAKLGDGAVRAYQRFLRAALLPRLMTRMETQLRRGNANSPDYLYELLRVYLMLGQPNHLDAQAVGAWLDLDWQRNLAAASEPQRSELADHVAALLDESYALDAPPQLDTALIERTRLLLAAAPLGERVYRRLQRDLMTAAPPDFDVAAAAGRDAPVVLKRQSGQPLTRGVSGLYTVAGYKRFMAAIDAGIADIVRDSWVLDRREAVDGLAAAAQMKASVQELYYDDYIRQWDGLLADVVLVPFDSLDGAARVLALASGANSPLRRYLQAVAFQTALEKQAAPPSALDAAGAKVKGLGDAARKRLASALGGGAAAPAPTARPMNPVDAHFAPLHRMLVAGAAGTPAPLETVLAQLKDVAVYLDAANAARAAGQPPPPADSLARLRPVGADLPAPLAALVREVEGAGNALTLGTERERINALWQAGPAPFCRGAIAGRYPVVRASAQDALPEDFGRFFAPGGMMDDFFQKYLLAYVDMSAPQWRWRIVNNVELGIDAEVLAQFQRAATIRDRYFGAGGRQPSIRFDLRPVAADAALTRVALDIDGQVLAFAPKAPLTGVSFQLPSGKNVNAVRFDVAPPSTLELRTEGPWAWFRMLDKAVVEPSPQQPERYKLTFDLEGRRMIYELVASSVNNPFRRDGTDGFRCLEGL; encoded by the coding sequence ATGAAGCGCCTGCTGCACTGGCTGGTGAAGCCCGCCGTCTTCTCGCTGCTCGGCGTCCTGGTGCTGTCGCTCGTCGTCTGGTTCGAGGCGCCGCTGCTGGCGTTCGACGGCGCCGAGCCGTTCGCCACCGACCGGGCGCGCTGGATCATCATTGCCGTCCTGCTGCTGGCGTGGGCGGGCTGGTTCGGCTGGAAGAAGCTGGCGCTGCGGCTGGCGGAGCGGCGCTTGGCGCGTGCCGTCTCGGCCGACGCAAAGGCGGCCACCACGCAGCCGGAACATAGCAAGAGCAGCGAAAACAGCGTCGAGGTGGCGTTGCTGTCGCAACGCTTCCAGGAAGCGCTGGCAACGTTGCGCAAAGCGCGCAAACCGGGTGGGCTATATGGCCTGCCGTGGTACCTGTTTGTCGGCGCGCCCGGGACGGGCAAGACCACCGCGCTGGTGCACTCGGGGCTGAAATTCCCGCTGGCCGACACGCACGGCCGCGGCCCCGTACAGGGTGTGGGCGGCACGCGCAACTGCGACTGGTGGTTCACGGACGAAGCCGTGCTGCTCGACACGGCGGGGCGCTATACGACGCAGGACAGTCACGCGGAAATGGACAACGCCGCGTGGCTGGGCTTCCTGCGGCTGCTGCGGCGCCAGCGCCGGCGGCGCCCCGTCGATGGCGTTATCGTCGCGCTGTCCGTCGCCGACCTGCTGGAGCGGGACGACGCGGCGCGCCGCGCCCAGGCGCGCACGGTGCGCGCCCGCATCCAGGAGCTGCACAACGAACTGGGCGTGCGTTTTCCCGTGTATGCGGTCGTGACGAAGTGCGACCTGCTGGCCGGATTCGTCGAGTATTTTGACGGGCTGACCCGCGAGGAGCGCATGCAGGTGTGGGGGGTGACGTTCGCGCACCAGGCGGGCGACGCGCCGGATGCGGGCCTGAAAAGCTTCCCGGCCGAGTTCGCGGCGCTGGCGGCGCAGCTGCAGGCGCCCCTGTTCGAGCGCATGCAGGGCGAGCGCGACGTGCAGCGGCGCGCGCTGATCTACAACTTCCCCCAGCAGTTCGCCGCCGTCGAGGCGCCGTTGCAGGCATTCCTGGACGATGTATTCGACACCACGGGATACGAACAGGCGGCGCTGCTGCGCGGCGTCTACTTCACCAGCGGCACGCAGGAAGGCAGCCCGATCGACCGCGTGATGGCCGCGCTGGCGGCCAGCTTCGGCCTCGATCGCAAGGTGCTGCCGCCCGCAATCGCCACGGGCCGCAGCTATTTCCTCACCCGGCTCTTGCGCGACGTGATCTTCGCCGAGCAGGGGCTGGCGGGGTCGAACCTGGCGATCGAGCGCAACCGGGGCCGGCTGCAATGGGCCGCCATCGGCGCCGCCGCACTGGCGCTGCTGCTGGCCACCGCCGGCCTGGCGACGAGCTACGTGCACAACGCCGGCTACGTGGCCGACGTCGCGGCACGGGCGGCGGAGATCGATCGGCTGGCGCGGGCAGTGCCGGACGATCTGTCGCCGCTCGTCACGCTGCCGCTGTTGAACGCTTCGCGCGACGTGCCGGGGGGATACCGTGACCGCGCGACGGACGTGCCGCTGCTGATGGGCCTCGGCCTGTACCAGGGCGCCAAGCTGGGCGACGGCGCAGTGCGCGCCTACCAGCGCTTCCTGCGGGCGGCGCTGCTGCCGCGTTTGATGACGCGGATGGAAACCCAGCTGCGCCGCGGTAACGCCAACAGCCCGGACTACCTGTACGAACTGCTGCGCGTCTACCTGATGCTGGGCCAGCCGAACCATCTGGATGCGCAGGCCGTCGGCGCGTGGCTCGACCTGGACTGGCAGCGCAACCTGGCCGCCGCCAGCGAGCCGCAACGCTCGGAACTGGCCGACCATGTCGCGGCGCTGCTGGATGAATCGTATGCACTGGATGCGCCGCCCCAGCTGGACACGGCGCTGATCGAGCGTACCCGCCTGCTGCTGGCGGCAGCGCCGCTGGGCGAGCGGGTGTATCGCCGCCTGCAACGCGACCTCATGACTGCCGCACCGCCCGACTTCGACGTGGCCGCTGCGGCAGGACGCGATGCGCCGGTAGTGCTGAAGCGCCAGAGCGGCCAGCCGTTGACGCGCGGCGTGTCGGGGCTGTACACGGTGGCAGGCTACAAGCGCTTCATGGCGGCGATCGACGCCGGTATCGCCGACATCGTGCGCGACAGCTGGGTGCTGGACCGGCGCGAGGCCGTGGACGGACTGGCGGCGGCCGCGCAGATGAAGGCTTCGGTCCAGGAACTGTATTACGACGACTACATCCGCCAATGGGATGGCTTGCTGGCCGATGTCGTGCTGGTACCGTTCGACAGCCTCGATGGGGCGGCGCGCGTACTGGCGCTGGCCAGCGGTGCCAATTCACCGCTGCGTCGCTACCTGCAGGCCGTGGCCTTCCAGACCGCGCTGGAGAAGCAGGCCGCGCCACCGTCGGCGCTCGATGCGGCGGGCGCAAAGGTGAAGGGGCTGGGCGACGCGGCGCGCAAGCGTCTTGCGTCCGCGCTGGGCGGTGGCGCCGCGGCGCCGGCGCCGACGGCCCGGCCGATGAATCCTGTCGATGCGCACTTCGCGCCGCTGCACCGGATGCTGGTGGCCGGCGCGGCAGGTACGCCGGCCCCCCTGGAGACGGTGCTGGCGCAGCTGAAGGACGTCGCTGTCTACCTGGACGCGGCCAATGCGGCGCGTGCCGCGGGCCAGCCGCCACCGCCGGCGGATTCGCTGGCCAGGCTGCGGCCCGTCGGGGCCGACCTGCCGGCGCCGCTGGCGGCACTGGTGAGGGAGGTCGAGGGCGCTGGCAATGCGCTGACCCTTGGCACGGAGCGCGAGCGCATCAATGCGCTTTGGCAGGCCGGCCCTGCGCCGTTCTGCCGCGGCGCCATCGCCGGCCGCTACCCCGTCGTCCGCGCATCCGCACAGGATGCGCTGCCCGAGGACTTCGGCCGTTTCTTCGCGCCCGGCGGCATGATGGACGACTTCTTCCAGAAGTATCTGCTGGCGTACGTGGACATGTCGGCCCCGCAGTGGCGCTGGCGCATTGTCAACAACGTCGAACTGGGCATCGATGCGGAGGTGCTGGCGCAGTTCCAGCGCGCCGCCACCATCCGCGACCGCTACTTCGGCGCCGGCGGACGGCAGCCGTCGATCCGCTTCGACCTGCGCCCCGTCGCGGCCGATGCGGCGCTGACGCGGGTGGCGCTGGATATCGACGGCCAGGTGCTGGCCTTCGCTCCCAAGGCCCCGTTGACCGGCGTGTCGTTCCAGCTCCCCAGCGGCAAGAACGTCAACGCGGTGCGCTTCGACGTGGCGCCGCCGTCGACGCTGGAACTGCGCACGGAAGGGCCGTGGGCTTGGTTCCGCATGCTGGACAAAGCCGTCGTCGAACCGAGCCCGCAACAGCCGGAGCGCTACAAGCTGACCTTCGACCTGGAAGGACGCAGGATGATCTACGAGCTGGTAGCCAGCAGCGTCAACAACCCCTTCCGGCGCGACGGCACCGATGGCTTCCGCTGCCTGGAGGGACTGTGA
- the tagF gene encoding type VI secretion system-associated protein TagF produces MSDGDDGAPGFFGKVMTHGDFVARRLPAGPQAMWDAWLQTALQGSRQGLGRAWMETYLTSPVWRFALAGGVVDGGAWAGVLMPSVDRVGRHFPLTVLGPIADGPALAEWLASGQGWYERVEALALSSLDEGFSLEAFDAALLALAPALDGLSAAAGAHGAAGYWLQLGSLDELAAALPQLLGAALHGHSLWWTDGSEAVQPCALLCRGLPAPAAFAEMLGGAPVSPGSVPAPP; encoded by the coding sequence GTGAGCGACGGGGACGATGGCGCGCCAGGCTTCTTCGGCAAAGTCATGACGCACGGCGACTTCGTCGCGCGGCGCCTGCCGGCGGGGCCGCAGGCGATGTGGGATGCCTGGCTGCAGACGGCGCTGCAGGGCAGCCGCCAAGGGCTGGGTCGCGCGTGGATGGAGACCTATCTCACCAGCCCCGTGTGGCGCTTTGCGCTGGCCGGCGGCGTGGTCGATGGCGGCGCATGGGCCGGCGTGCTGATGCCCAGCGTCGACCGGGTAGGGCGTCACTTTCCGTTGACGGTGCTTGGCCCCATCGCGGACGGTCCCGCGTTGGCGGAATGGCTCGCCTCCGGCCAAGGTTGGTACGAAAGGGTGGAGGCGCTGGCACTGTCGTCGCTGGACGAGGGCTTCAGCCTGGAAGCGTTCGACGCCGCGCTGCTGGCGCTGGCGCCGGCCCTGGACGGATTGAGCGCGGCAGCGGGAGCGCATGGCGCCGCGGGCTACTGGCTGCAGCTGGGCAGCCTGGACGAACTGGCGGCAGCGCTGCCGCAGTTGCTGGGCGCTGCGCTGCATGGGCACAGCCTGTGGTGGACGGACGGCTCCGAGGCGGTGCAGCCATGCGCGCTGCTGTGCCGGGGGCTGCCTGCGCCAGCGGCGTTTGCGGAGATGCTGGGCGGCGCGCCGGTCAGCCCGGGCAGCGTACCAGCACCGCCGTGA
- a CDS encoding PP2C family protein-serine/threonine phosphatase, with protein MASWKPLSPSQYFTLGLGVAFGVTDTGLLRESNQDNFFISPELGLLAVADGMGGHDAGEIASTDAIELLCGYLAAAGRAPAPDRDGDATLPVFRASDFDPASLDPDATWTDATMKAMIALHDAVEFANERMYLTNVAQARPDGTGMGTTLTGMWQPAPGGPVFLFHVGDSRLYLYRDGRLTQLTRDQTLYQEALERGRPGPLPARNLLLQALGPAADIRPDLSIHATAPGDVYLLCSDGLYGDSSEENIAAIVGQARADNLDACCARLVAMAQRDGGRDNITAVLVRCPG; from the coding sequence TTGGCCAGCTGGAAGCCGCTATCGCCGTCGCAGTATTTCACCCTGGGCCTGGGGGTGGCGTTCGGCGTCACCGATACCGGCCTGCTGCGCGAGTCGAACCAGGACAATTTCTTCATTTCGCCGGAGCTGGGGTTGCTGGCGGTGGCCGACGGCATGGGCGGCCATGACGCCGGCGAAATCGCCAGTACCGACGCCATCGAACTGCTGTGCGGCTATCTGGCCGCGGCCGGCCGCGCGCCTGCGCCCGACCGCGACGGGGACGCCACCTTGCCGGTCTTTCGTGCCAGCGACTTCGATCCCGCCAGCCTCGACCCCGACGCCACGTGGACGGATGCGACGATGAAGGCGATGATCGCGTTGCACGACGCCGTGGAATTCGCCAACGAGCGGATGTACCTGACCAACGTGGCGCAAGCCCGGCCGGACGGCACGGGCATGGGTACGACGCTGACGGGCATGTGGCAGCCGGCGCCCGGCGGCCCCGTCTTCCTGTTCCACGTCGGCGACAGCCGCCTGTACCTGTACCGCGACGGCCGGCTGACGCAGCTGACGCGCGACCAGACCCTGTACCAGGAGGCGCTTGAACGCGGCAGGCCCGGGCCCCTGCCCGCGCGCAACCTGCTGCTGCAGGCGCTGGGGCCCGCGGCCGACATCAGGCCGGACCTGTCGATCCATGCGACGGCACCGGGCGACGTCTATCTGCTGTGCAGCGACGGCCTGTATGGCGATTCCTCCGAGGAGAATATCGCCGCCATCGTCGGCCAGGCCCGCGCCGACAACCTGGACGCCTGCTGCGCCCGGCTGGTGGCAATGGCGCAGCGCGACGGGGGACGGGACAATATCACGGCGGTGCTGGTACGCTGCCCGGGCTGA
- a CDS encoding penicillin-binding protein 1A — translation MKTTAAWINRRNALRALLFLGVAGLLAAIALLAYLFLIVKPRLPSLEAVTDYKPKIPLRIYTADNVLIGEFGEEHRDFVPIAQIPDMMKKAVLAIEDTRFYEHDGIDWIRMMGAMKANLTGGFRQGGSTISMQVARNFFLTREKILSRKLNEVMLTYKIEDALAKDEILELYMNQIYLGQRSFGFAAAAQTYFGKSLKEVSVAEMAMLAGLPKNPARHNPVVNFKRAKARQEVVLRRLLDLEYITQEQYDKAVKETIRVNHRGQEFDTHAEYVAELARQAAVAEFNEEAYTRGIVVRTTIVSADQNAAYESVRRNVIAYDQRHGYRGPEAFITLPEDGEERDEAIDDALGKRPTSDGLIPAVVLEAGAKEVRAETADGEDIVIKGDGLKLAAGALSSKAKESIRLRPGAIIRVAKDAKERWSVTQVPQVAAAFVAIDSVTGAYHAMVGGFDYNLQKFNHVTQAWRQPGSSLKPFVYSAAVEKGYSPGTLINDVPIELPGGANGEPWRPQNDDFKFDGPIPMREALSKSKNVPSVRILNAVTVPYAHEFLGRFGFDLTRHPTNLTMALGTGAVTPQQLAGAYSVFANGGYKVQPYLIARIEDATGKVLKATPAPGRLDEASRVLDARNAFIVDSMLRDVTRSGTGATATQRIGRNDLAGKTGTTNDAVDGWFGGYGGGIVAVAWMGYDEPKSLGGREFGSSLALPIWIDYMKVALARRPVVERPVPEGVVQMDGDWVYEEYANDPTVKGIDLNEAVPEGVVPADAPPGTSPAAPPVVPVTPGAPASNIVPVPPTAAPRLPPPPGD, via the coding sequence TTGAAGACTACCGCTGCCTGGATTAACCGCCGCAACGCGCTGCGCGCCCTGTTGTTCCTCGGCGTCGCCGGCCTGCTGGCCGCGATTGCGCTGCTGGCCTACCTGTTCCTGATCGTCAAACCGCGCCTGCCCTCGCTGGAAGCCGTCACCGACTACAAGCCGAAGATCCCCTTGCGCATCTACACGGCCGACAATGTGCTGATCGGCGAATTCGGCGAGGAGCACCGCGACTTCGTGCCGATCGCGCAGATTCCGGACATGATGAAGAAGGCGGTGCTGGCCATCGAGGATACCCGCTTCTACGAACATGACGGCATCGACTGGATCCGCATGATGGGCGCGATGAAGGCCAACCTCACCGGCGGCTTCCGCCAGGGCGGCTCGACCATCTCGATGCAGGTCGCGCGCAACTTCTTCCTGACGCGCGAGAAGATCCTGTCGCGCAAGCTCAACGAGGTCATGCTGACCTACAAGATCGAGGACGCCCTGGCCAAGGACGAAATCCTCGAGCTGTACATGAATCAGATCTACCTGGGCCAGCGCTCGTTCGGTTTCGCGGCCGCCGCGCAGACCTATTTCGGCAAGTCGCTCAAGGAAGTGTCGGTCGCCGAGATGGCGATGCTGGCCGGCTTGCCGAAAAATCCCGCGCGCCATAACCCCGTTGTCAACTTCAAGCGGGCCAAGGCACGCCAGGAAGTGGTGCTGCGCCGCCTGCTGGACCTGGAGTACATCACGCAGGAGCAATACGACAAGGCGGTGAAGGAAACCATCCGCGTCAACCATCGCGGCCAGGAATTCGATACGCACGCCGAGTACGTGGCGGAGCTGGCACGCCAGGCGGCAGTGGCCGAATTCAACGAGGAAGCCTACACGCGCGGCATCGTCGTGCGCACCACCATCGTCAGCGCCGACCAGAACGCGGCCTATGAATCGGTGCGCCGCAACGTCATCGCCTACGACCAGCGCCACGGCTACCGCGGCCCGGAAGCGTTCATCACGCTGCCGGAAGACGGCGAGGAGCGCGACGAAGCCATCGACGACGCGCTGGGCAAGCGCCCCACGAGCGACGGCCTGATTCCCGCCGTCGTGCTCGAAGCCGGCGCGAAGGAAGTGCGCGCCGAAACGGCCGATGGCGAGGACATCGTCATCAAGGGCGACGGACTGAAACTGGCGGCCGGCGCGCTGTCGTCCAAGGCGAAGGAATCGATCCGGCTGCGTCCGGGCGCCATTATCCGTGTGGCGAAAGACGCAAAAGAGCGCTGGTCCGTCACGCAGGTGCCGCAGGTGGCCGCGGCGTTCGTCGCCATCGATTCCGTCACGGGCGCGTATCACGCGATGGTCGGCGGCTTCGACTACAACCTGCAGAAGTTCAACCACGTGACGCAGGCATGGCGCCAGCCCGGCTCGTCGCTGAAACCGTTCGTCTACTCGGCCGCCGTCGAAAAGGGTTATTCGCCGGGCACGCTGATCAACGACGTGCCGATCGAACTGCCGGGCGGCGCCAACGGCGAGCCATGGCGTCCGCAGAACGACGACTTCAAGTTCGACGGCCCGATCCCGATGCGCGAAGCGCTGTCGAAATCGAAGAACGTGCCGTCGGTACGCATCCTGAATGCCGTCACGGTTCCCTATGCGCACGAGTTCCTGGGCCGCTTCGGCTTCGACCTGACACGCCATCCGACCAATCTGACGATGGCGCTCGGTACGGGCGCCGTCACGCCGCAGCAGCTGGCCGGCGCGTACTCGGTATTCGCCAACGGCGGCTACAAGGTGCAGCCTTACCTGATCGCCCGCATCGAGGATGCGACCGGCAAGGTGCTGAAGGCAACTCCGGCGCCGGGCAGGCTGGATGAAGCCAGCCGTGTGCTCGACGCGCGCAACGCGTTCATCGTCGACAGCATGCTGCGCGACGTGACCCGCAGCGGCACGGGTGCCACGGCAACCCAGCGCATCGGCCGCAACGACCTGGCCGGCAAGACCGGCACGACCAACGACGCGGTGGATGGCTGGTTCGGCGGCTACGGCGGCGGTATCGTGGCCGTGGCGTGGATGGGCTACGACGAACCGAAATCGCTGGGCGGCCGCGAGTTCGGCTCGTCGCTGGCGCTGCCGATCTGGATCGACTACATGAAGGTGGCGCTGGCCAGGCGCCCCGTCGTCGAACGTCCGGTGCCGGAAGGCGTCGTGCAGATGGACGGCGACTGGGTCTACGAGGAGTACGCCAACGATCCGACCGTCAAGGGCATCGACCTGAACGAAGCAGTGCCCGAAGGCGTCGTGCCCGCCGACGCACCGCCGGGTACATCCCCGGCCGCGCCGCCGGTCGTGCCTGTGACACCGGGCGCGCCGGCGTCCAATATCGTGCCGGTGCCGCCAACGGCGGCGCCACGGCTGCCGCCGCCACCGGGCGACTGA
- the glpD gene encoding glycerol-3-phosphate dehydrogenase, with protein sequence MRACGGRDVDCDVLVVGGGIHGAGIARDAAGRGLCVVLCERDDLASHGPSASSKLLHGELRQAGYAEFALLRKALAEREVLMRAAPHLVVPLPFIMPQEPGQGAASLVRAGLFLFDRLARRQLLAGSHGVRLSCHPAGRALQPRCQQASVNSDGWVDDSRLVVLNAMDAAQKGAYVLTRTACTGARREGDLWHATLRRPDGKEKTIKARSIVNAAGPWTAALLAALDRPNPERLRLVKGSHIVVRRLFEHDHAYLFRHRDGRTVFAVPYEREFTLIGTDEVPYAGDPADAAVGATEIAYLCDAASAYLRTPVTPSDVVWSHAGVRPVSDNAGRDAAARDYRLALDDAGAPLLSVFGGKLATYRRLAEEAGDLLCRKLGRPAPAWTADACLPGGDLFGAQPQDRSVLEFDCWSSSMQVHYAFLDPALVRRYARAYGTRIHTLLRGRTDIDAMGEEILPGLFEAEVAYLRQHEWAQTAEDILWRRTKLGLHLGAGATAVLQRWLEARPPLVS encoded by the coding sequence ATGCGGGCATGCGGCGGCCGCGACGTCGATTGCGACGTGCTGGTCGTCGGCGGCGGCATCCACGGTGCGGGCATCGCCCGCGACGCGGCAGGGCGTGGCCTGTGCGTCGTGCTGTGCGAACGGGACGACCTGGCCTCGCATGGCCCGTCCGCGTCCTCGAAACTGCTCCACGGCGAACTGCGCCAAGCCGGGTATGCCGAGTTCGCGCTGCTGCGCAAGGCACTGGCCGAGCGGGAGGTGCTGATGCGCGCGGCGCCGCACCTCGTCGTGCCGTTGCCCTTCATTATGCCGCAGGAGCCGGGCCAGGGCGCCGCGTCGCTGGTGCGCGCCGGGTTGTTCCTGTTTGACCGCCTGGCACGGCGCCAGTTGCTGGCGGGGTCGCATGGCGTGCGCCTGTCGTGCCATCCGGCGGGGCGGGCGTTGCAACCGCGCTGCCAGCAGGCGTCGGTCAATTCGGACGGGTGGGTCGACGACAGCCGGCTGGTCGTGCTGAACGCGATGGACGCGGCGCAGAAGGGCGCCTATGTGCTGACGCGTACCGCATGCACGGGGGCGCGGCGCGAGGGCGACCTCTGGCACGCGACGCTGCGCCGGCCCGACGGCAAGGAGAAAACCATCAAGGCCCGCAGCATCGTCAACGCCGCGGGCCCATGGACGGCCGCACTGCTGGCGGCGCTGGACCGGCCCAATCCCGAGCGGCTGCGTCTTGTGAAGGGGAGCCATATCGTCGTGCGCCGCCTGTTCGAGCACGACCACGCCTACCTGTTCCGGCACCGCGACGGCCGCACCGTCTTCGCCGTACCGTATGAGCGCGAATTCACTCTGATCGGCACGGATGAGGTGCCGTACGCGGGCGATCCCGCCGACGCAGCCGTTGGTGCGACGGAAATTGCATACTTGTGCGATGCGGCCAGCGCGTATCTGCGCACGCCGGTAACGCCATCCGACGTGGTATGGAGCCACGCGGGCGTGCGGCCGGTGTCCGACAACGCCGGGCGCGACGCCGCAGCACGCGACTACCGGCTGGCGCTGGACGATGCGGGCGCGCCGCTGCTGTCTGTCTTCGGCGGCAAGCTGGCGACCTACCGCAGGCTGGCCGAGGAGGCGGGCGACCTGCTGTGCCGCAAGCTGGGTCGGCCCGCGCCGGCATGGACGGCCGATGCCTGCCTGCCGGGCGGCGACCTGTTCGGCGCGCAGCCACAGGACCGTTCCGTGCTTGAATTCGACTGCTGGAGTTCCAGCATGCAGGTGCATTACGCCTTCCTTGACCCGGCGCTCGTGCGCCGCTACGCGCGCGCCTATGGCACGCGGATTCACACGCTGCTGCGCGGCCGTACGGACATTGACGCGATGGGAGAGGAGATCCTGCCCGGATTGTTCGAGGCGGAGGTGGCGTACCTGCGCCAGCACGAGTGGGCGCAGACGGCCGAGGATATCCTGTGGCGCCGGACGAAGCTGGGATTGCATCTGGGGGCCGGCGCAACGGCGGTGCTGCAGCGCTGGCTGGAGGCACGTCCGCCCCTGGTCAGCTGA